The Candidatus Omnitrophota bacterium genome includes the window CACATCATCCAGATAACCGTTGACGCCGGCATGGATGATCGCCACCTGTTTGACAACGGAAAGCGGGGTATGGATGCCCTGTTTGACGATCTCCATCAATCTCTTGCCGCGGTCCAATTGTTTGCGCGTGGCCGCGTCCAAGTCCGAGGCGAATTGTGAAAAAGCGGCCAATTCCCGGTACTGGGCCAGTTCCAGACGCAAAAGCCCGACCGTCTGTTTCATGGCCTTGACCTGGGCATCGCCGCCGACACGCGAAACCGAAAGTCCCGCATTGACAGCCGGACGCTGGCCCGCGTTGAACAGGTCGCCTTCCAGGAAGATCTGGCCGTCGGTGATCGAAATGACGTTGGTGGGGATGTAGGCGGACACGTCGCCGGCCTGGGTCTCAATGATGGGCAAAGCGGTCAAAGAGCCCGCGCCATTCTTGTCGCTCAATTTCGCGGCGCGTTCCAGCAAACGGCTGTGCAAATAAAAAATGTCGCCCGGATACGCCTCGCGGCCCGGCGGGCGGCGCAAAAGCAGGGACAACTGGCGGTAGGCCTGGGCCTGTTTGGTCAGATCGTCATAAATGATCAGCGCGTGGCGTCCGCTGTCACGGTAATGTTCAGCCATGGCGGTGGCGGAATAAGCCGATAAAAACTGTATGGGCGCGGGGTCGGACGCGGTGGCGGCAATGATCGTCGTGTATTCCATGGCCCCGTATTTGCACAGGGTTTCGTAGACCTGTGCCACCGTTGAACGTTTCTGGCCGATGGCCACGTAAAAACAATAGACCCCCTGACCCTTCTGGTTGATGATCGTATCCACCGCCAGCGTGGTCTTGCCTGTTTTGCGGTCCCCGATGATGAGTTCGCGCTGGCCGCGGCCGATGGGTGTCAGGGCGTCAATGACCTTGATCCCCGTCTGCAGGGGCTCGTGCACGTTCTTGCGGTCGATGATGCCCGGGGCTTTGAGTTCGATCTGGCGCCGGGCTTCGGCCTTGAAAGCGGGTTTGCCGTCGGCCGGATCGCCCAAACCATCCACGATGCGGCCGAGCAAGGCATCCCCGGCCGGGACCGAAGCGATGGTTTTGGTGCGGCGCACCTGGTCGCCTTCTTTAATATGAGAATCTTTGCTGAAAATGGCGACACCGACATTGTCCTCTTCAAGATTAAGGGCGATCCCCCTGATGCCGCCGTCAAATGCCACCAATTCCCCGGCCATGACATTGGCCAGGCCATGGACGCGGGCAATACCGTCGCCGACATTGAGCACGACGCCGACCTCATAGGTGTGCACCTTGGCGGAAAAATCAGCCAGTTCTTTTTTTAATATTGATGTGATCTCATCCGGGTCCAGTTGTCGGCTCATAAGTCCTCTTTAGAAACGCTCATTCAGGTTCAGGGCAAAATCCGTCAGCTGGGTTTGCATGCTGGCGTCAAACAAACGGCCCTGCACCCAGATGCGAAAACCGCCCAGCAAGGCAGGGTTCAAACGAAAATCGGTGATGATGTCTTTGCCGCAAATATCCTTCAATTGGGCTGTCAGGAAATGCCGGTCTTTCTGGCTTAGATCGATCGCGGTCTCGACTTGCCCCTTGGCCTGGCCGTGTTCCTCTAAATAGCGATCTTCAAAGGCCTCAATGATCGCGGGTAAAAGGCCCAGGCGGTCCTTGCTGTTGATAAACTGCACAAAATGATCAACAGCCGCGGGCAAACGGCCCTTGAAAACAGCGCGCAGAATACCGGCCTTTTCTTTGATGGTCAACAAAGGATTGACCGCGAATGTCCTTAATTCTTCGGATGTTTTGATCAGATCCCTAAAACCCGCAAGGGCCTGACGGGCTTCCTGAAGACGGTCTTCATCCTCCAAAGATGCGTAAAAGGCGTCTGAATACCGGCGGGTAACAGCATAAGACACTAGGCGATCTCCTTTAAGGCCTCTTGGACCAGACGGCGGTTCTTGTCATTGTCCATGTTTTCTTTGATGATCTTGGAGGCCAGCGTGACCGCGACCACGGCGCTTTCCCGCCTCAACTGGCCACGCACGCGCTCGCGCTCCCCTTCGGTCTTCTGATGGGCGCTTTCCACGATC containing:
- the atpA gene encoding F0F1 ATP synthase subunit alpha, which encodes MSRQLDPDEITSILKKELADFSAKVHTYEVGVVLNVGDGIARVHGLANVMAGELVAFDGGIRGIALNLEEDNVGVAIFSKDSHIKEGDQVRRTKTIASVPAGDALLGRIVDGLGDPADGKPAFKAEARRQIELKAPGIIDRKNVHEPLQTGIKVIDALTPIGRGQRELIIGDRKTGKTTLAVDTIINQKGQGVYCFYVAIGQKRSTVAQVYETLCKYGAMEYTTIIAATASDPAPIQFLSAYSATAMAEHYRDSGRHALIIYDDLTKQAQAYRQLSLLLRRPPGREAYPGDIFYLHSRLLERAAKLSDKNGAGSLTALPIIETQAGDVSAYIPTNVISITDGQIFLEGDLFNAGQRPAVNAGLSVSRVGGDAQVKAMKQTVGLLRLELAQYRELAAFSQFASDLDAATRKQLDRGKRLMEIVKQGIHTPLSVVKQVAIIHAGVNGYLDDVPPGQVHAFEDLLNIRLDAQYGDFVQLFNKTLVMTDGIKAGLNKVLTETKEAFRA
- the atpH gene encoding ATP synthase F1 subunit delta, which gives rise to MSYAVTRRYSDAFYASLEDEDRLQEARQALAGFRDLIKTSEELRTFAVNPLLTIKEKAGILRAVFKGRLPAAVDHFVQFINSKDRLGLLPAIIEAFEDRYLEEHGQAKGQVETAIDLSQKDRHFLTAQLKDICGKDIITDFRLNPALLGGFRIWVQGRLFDASMQTQLTDFALNLNERF